The following coding sequences lie in one Kribbella sp. NBC_00709 genomic window:
- a CDS encoding S8 family serine peptidase: MNHPNLRRRAGLLAGAALITTALVAPPGSATPSAAPQGRSSFAPGRYVVTLADKPLATYQGGVTGLKATKPAAGRKVEVNSSNAKAYRSFLTGKHAQVAAQVGANVDHDYSTTLNGFAASLSSKQVNELSKTPGVVSVVPDQLHVALDDRKPTDFLKLSGKSGLWNSLGGTASAGKGVVVGVVDTGIWPESASLSGPKLGTKPPTAADPYRPYLSGSTTVMEKADGGTFTGTCESGEDFTADQCNTKLISAKYFGDGWLSLVPPDQRADYVSPRDGEGHGTHTATTAAGRANVDVSVGGVGFGTVTGVAPAAKIAVYKALWSGKDGQNSGGLTSDILSAIDQAVADGVDVINYSVGSIFESEHTDPIQLAFLSAASAGVFVSAAGGNSGPDASTLDNTSPWVTTVGATTVAPYEGTVVLGNGQKYAGLSTTVAMPTGSKPLVSPAAVKNAGASDADALLCMPNTLDPSKTAGTIVACERGVNARVDKSTEVKRAGGAGMVLLNLFPQDVVGDSHAVPTVHVNAPDALTIKAYAAQSGATAELLPGNTTSTKTPYPQMADFSSRGPSLASHGNLLKPDIAAPGVNVLAAVAPPTNNGQSYAFLSGTSMAAPHVAGLAALYLSVHPDWSPMAVKSALMTTAGNVLTSNGSVDSNPFDAGAGEVQPSKMLDPGLVYDSGDADWLGYLEGSGVNTGTGAPAINPSDYNAPSIAVGQLLGTQTITRRVTAVTPGLYRATVSVPGMKAVVTPSILNFTAAGQTKTFTVKLTLDTADSGATTSGWLTWQGAGKTVRSPIVAVPTSVLAPTAVSGSGASGSVSFTATAGKAGTPIRSYGVVSAPLVAGAVPAGAADADLPDYPVTATAQTKAVQWNIKTVDPAGSIWLVLYKVVNGQKQFLSFIGDGSNQASASVPAPAAGGWGVLAITLSNPPGADTTEYTMQTNVVTASSGNTLKVSPPVAPAAFKPFQVTTSWSGLPTDKRSTGFVEFPNRAGTVVTIN; encoded by the coding sequence GTGAACCATCCGAACCTGCGCAGGCGTGCCGGACTCTTGGCAGGCGCCGCGCTGATCACCACCGCCTTGGTGGCTCCACCAGGATCAGCAACCCCTTCCGCCGCTCCACAGGGCCGGTCGAGCTTCGCACCCGGCCGGTACGTCGTGACGCTGGCCGACAAGCCACTGGCGACGTACCAAGGTGGTGTGACCGGACTCAAGGCCACCAAGCCGGCGGCCGGACGCAAGGTCGAGGTCAACAGCAGCAATGCGAAGGCGTACAGGTCCTTCCTGACCGGTAAGCACGCACAGGTCGCCGCACAGGTCGGCGCCAACGTCGACCACGACTACTCGACCACTCTGAACGGCTTTGCTGCCTCACTGAGCTCCAAGCAGGTCAATGAGCTCAGCAAGACACCCGGTGTGGTGTCCGTCGTGCCCGACCAGCTGCATGTCGCGCTGGACGACCGTAAGCCGACCGACTTCCTCAAACTGTCCGGCAAGAGCGGCCTCTGGAACTCACTCGGCGGCACGGCGTCCGCAGGTAAGGGTGTCGTTGTCGGCGTCGTCGACACCGGCATCTGGCCGGAGAGTGCGTCGTTGTCCGGTCCGAAGCTCGGTACGAAGCCACCGACCGCGGCAGACCCGTACCGCCCGTACCTGTCCGGCTCGACGACCGTGATGGAGAAGGCAGACGGCGGTACGTTCACCGGCACCTGCGAGTCCGGCGAGGACTTCACCGCCGACCAGTGCAACACCAAGCTGATCAGTGCGAAGTACTTCGGCGACGGCTGGCTCAGCCTGGTCCCACCGGACCAGCGGGCCGACTACGTCTCACCGCGCGATGGTGAGGGCCACGGGACCCACACCGCTACCACTGCGGCCGGGCGGGCCAACGTGGACGTCTCGGTCGGCGGTGTCGGCTTCGGTACGGTCACCGGCGTCGCTCCGGCGGCCAAGATCGCCGTGTACAAGGCACTCTGGTCCGGCAAGGACGGCCAGAACTCCGGCGGCCTCACCTCCGACATCCTGTCCGCTATCGACCAGGCGGTCGCGGACGGGGTCGACGTCATCAACTACTCGGTCGGCTCGATCTTCGAGTCCGAGCACACCGATCCGATCCAGCTGGCGTTTCTGTCGGCAGCGTCGGCCGGCGTCTTCGTCTCCGCGGCCGGTGGCAACTCCGGTCCGGACGCGTCCACGCTGGACAACACGTCCCCGTGGGTGACTACAGTCGGCGCCACCACGGTCGCGCCGTACGAAGGCACGGTCGTGCTGGGTAACGGCCAGAAGTACGCCGGCCTCAGTACTACGGTGGCGATGCCGACCGGCAGCAAGCCGCTCGTCAGCCCGGCCGCGGTCAAGAACGCGGGTGCCAGCGACGCGGACGCACTGCTCTGTATGCCGAACACTCTGGACCCGAGCAAGACGGCCGGGACGATCGTCGCCTGCGAGCGTGGTGTCAACGCCCGGGTGGACAAGTCCACCGAGGTGAAGCGGGCGGGCGGTGCCGGGATGGTGCTGCTCAACCTGTTCCCACAGGACGTGGTCGGCGACTCCCACGCCGTACCGACTGTGCACGTCAACGCACCGGATGCCCTGACGATCAAGGCCTACGCCGCTCAGTCCGGTGCCACGGCTGAACTCTTACCGGGCAACACGACCAGCACCAAGACGCCGTACCCGCAGATGGCCGACTTCTCGTCACGTGGCCCGTCTCTGGCGAGCCACGGCAACCTGTTGAAGCCTGACATCGCTGCGCCGGGCGTGAACGTACTGGCCGCGGTCGCACCTCCCACCAACAACGGACAGAGCTACGCGTTCCTCTCGGGTACGTCGATGGCCGCGCCGCACGTGGCGGGTCTGGCAGCGCTCTACCTGTCGGTGCACCCGGACTGGTCGCCGATGGCAGTCAAGTCGGCCCTGATGACTACTGCCGGGAACGTCCTCACGTCCAACGGGTCTGTCGACAGCAACCCGTTCGACGCGGGCGCCGGCGAGGTGCAGCCGTCCAAGATGCTGGATCCCGGTCTGGTCTACGACTCGGGTGACGCGGACTGGCTCGGCTACCTGGAAGGCAGCGGCGTCAACACCGGCACCGGCGCGCCTGCGATCAACCCGAGCGACTACAACGCTCCCTCGATCGCCGTCGGCCAGTTGCTGGGCACTCAGACCATCACCCGTCGCGTGACCGCTGTGACCCCGGGCCTGTACCGGGCGACGGTCTCCGTGCCTGGCATGAAGGCCGTGGTGACACCGTCGATCCTGAACTTCACTGCGGCCGGTCAGACCAAGACCTTCACGGTGAAACTCACGCTGGACACCGCTGACTCCGGAGCGACAACCAGCGGCTGGCTGACCTGGCAGGGCGCCGGGAAGACAGTGCGCAGCCCGATCGTCGCCGTGCCGACGTCCGTCCTCGCCCCGACCGCAGTGTCCGGCTCGGGTGCCTCTGGCTCCGTTTCGTTCACAGCCACTGCCGGCAAGGCCGGCACACCGATCCGCTCGTACGGCGTGGTGTCGGCTCCTCTGGTTGCCGGTGCGGTGCCTGCCGGTGCCGCGGACGCCGATCTGCCGGACTACCCGGTGACGGCGACCGCACAGACCAAGGCGGTGCAGTGGAACATCAAGACCGTGGACCCGGCCGGCAGTATCTGGCTGGTGCTCTACAAGGTCGTGAACGGTCAGAAGCAGTTCCTGTCGTTCATCGGTGACGGCTCGAACCAGGCGTCGGCCAGCGTGCCCGCACCTGCTGCGGGCGGGTGGGGCGTCCTCGCGATCACCCTGTCCAACCCGCCTGGGGCGGACACGACGGAGTACACGATGCAGACCAACGTCGTGACCGCTTCGTCGGGCAACACGCTCAAGGTGTCGCCTCCGGTGGCTCCGGCCGCGTTCAAGCCCTTCCAGGTCACCACGTCCTGGTCCGGGCTGCCGACCGACAAGCGCTCGACCGGGTTCGTCGAGTTCCCGAACCGGGCCGGGACCGTAGTGACGATCAACTAG